In Carassius carassius chromosome 5, fCarCar2.1, whole genome shotgun sequence, one genomic interval encodes:
- the npdc1b gene encoding neural proliferation differentiation and control protein 1 isoform X1: protein MRSLSPPWASLLTEAFLITTVAVSAAMAVEGHCPRSLDCARERRHFCQPGSSHCGPCLDPFVENKRGKCVIRRRNQPAVKVSHLPELDEEIDILSSIISKHRESEMKHSAPSPATSKAPEDRSWPSSQRGAEASPAAATSEQPLTSALTTSPTSHTPFISAVHSGPFIIPYPSEDHSFIIFLGVFLMVGSVAMVLTGVCWVRMQRGSHLAQKVDYPAFGLMGASSYDSGMTGDKTLAQSAQMYHFQLQKQQMMSLKQRNDSKIPESGATSDEENEDGDFTVYECPGLAPTGEMEVKNPLFDDSTFHLHLQRSYN, encoded by the exons ATGCGATCACTGAGCCCACCGTGGGCCTCGCTACTCACCGAGGCTTTCCTCATCACAACAGTCGCCGTCAGCGCTGCAATGGCAG TTGAGGGACATTGTCCTCGGAGTTTGGACTGTGCCCGGGAACGACGGCACTTCTGCCAGCCCGGCTCTTCACACTGCGGCCCATGCCTAGACCCTTTTGTTGAGAACAAACGAGGAAAGTGTGTGATCAGGAGACGAAATCAACCTG CAGTCAAGGTCAGCCATCTCCCAGAGCTGGATGAAGAGATAGACATTCTCTCTTCCATCATCAGCAAACACAGAGAATCAGAGATGAAACACTCAG CCCCCTCTCCAGCTACTTCCAAAGCCCCTGAGGATCGATCCTGGCCAAGCAGTCAGCGTGGAGCAGAGGCATCTCCTGCTGCTGCTACATCAGAACAGCCTCTGACAAGTGCCCTGACCACCAGCCCAACCTCACACACTCCCTTTATCTCTGCTGTGCACAGCGGCCCCTTTATCATCCCGTACCCCTCTGAGGACCACTCTTTCATCA TATTTTTGGGTGTGTTTCTCATGGTGGGCTCAGTTGCCATGGTCTTGACCGGAGTGTGTTGGGTCAG GATGCAGAGAGGCAGTCATCTGGCCCAGAAGGTTGATTATCCCGCTTTTGGGTTAATGGGTGCCAGTTCTTATGATAGTGGCATG ACTGGTGATAAAACACTTGCACAGAGTGCCCAGATGTACCACTTTCAGCTTCAGAAGCAGCAAATGATGTCACTCAA GCAACGAAATGATTCCAAGATTCCTGAGTCAGGAGCCACTTCAGATGAGGAAAATGAAGACGGAGACTTCACTGTGTATGAGTGCCCAGGACTTGCCCCG ACTGGGGAAATGGAAGTGAAGAACCCACTGTTCGATGACTCCACCTTTCATCTTCACCTGCAGAGAAGTTACAACTGA
- the npdc1b gene encoding neural proliferation differentiation and control protein 1 isoform X2 yields the protein MRSLSPPWASLLTEAFLITTVAVSAAMAVEGHCPRSLDCARERRHFCQPGSSHCGPCLDPFVENKRGKCVIRRRNQPVKVSHLPELDEEIDILSSIISKHRESEMKHSAPSPATSKAPEDRSWPSSQRGAEASPAAATSEQPLTSALTTSPTSHTPFISAVHSGPFIIPYPSEDHSFIIFLGVFLMVGSVAMVLTGVCWVRMQRGSHLAQKVDYPAFGLMGASSYDSGMTGDKTLAQSAQMYHFQLQKQQMMSLKQRNDSKIPESGATSDEENEDGDFTVYECPGLAPTGEMEVKNPLFDDSTFHLHLQRSYN from the exons ATGCGATCACTGAGCCCACCGTGGGCCTCGCTACTCACCGAGGCTTTCCTCATCACAACAGTCGCCGTCAGCGCTGCAATGGCAG TTGAGGGACATTGTCCTCGGAGTTTGGACTGTGCCCGGGAACGACGGCACTTCTGCCAGCCCGGCTCTTCACACTGCGGCCCATGCCTAGACCCTTTTGTTGAGAACAAACGAGGAAAGTGTGTGATCAGGAGACGAAATCAACCTG TCAAGGTCAGCCATCTCCCAGAGCTGGATGAAGAGATAGACATTCTCTCTTCCATCATCAGCAAACACAGAGAATCAGAGATGAAACACTCAG CCCCCTCTCCAGCTACTTCCAAAGCCCCTGAGGATCGATCCTGGCCAAGCAGTCAGCGTGGAGCAGAGGCATCTCCTGCTGCTGCTACATCAGAACAGCCTCTGACAAGTGCCCTGACCACCAGCCCAACCTCACACACTCCCTTTATCTCTGCTGTGCACAGCGGCCCCTTTATCATCCCGTACCCCTCTGAGGACCACTCTTTCATCA TATTTTTGGGTGTGTTTCTCATGGTGGGCTCAGTTGCCATGGTCTTGACCGGAGTGTGTTGGGTCAG GATGCAGAGAGGCAGTCATCTGGCCCAGAAGGTTGATTATCCCGCTTTTGGGTTAATGGGTGCCAGTTCTTATGATAGTGGCATG ACTGGTGATAAAACACTTGCACAGAGTGCCCAGATGTACCACTTTCAGCTTCAGAAGCAGCAAATGATGTCACTCAA GCAACGAAATGATTCCAAGATTCCTGAGTCAGGAGCCACTTCAGATGAGGAAAATGAAGACGGAGACTTCACTGTGTATGAGTGCCCAGGACTTGCCCCG ACTGGGGAAATGGAAGTGAAGAACCCACTGTTCGATGACTCCACCTTTCATCTTCACCTGCAGAGAAGTTACAACTGA